In Camelus ferus isolate YT-003-E chromosome 10, BCGSAC_Cfer_1.0, whole genome shotgun sequence, the following proteins share a genomic window:
- the ATG13 gene encoding autophagy-related protein 13 isoform X2, giving the protein METDLNSQDRKDLDKFIKFFALKTVQVIVQARLGEKICTRSSSSPTGSDWFNLAIKDIPEVTHEAKKALAGQLPAVGRSMCVEISLKTSEGDSMELEIWCLEMNEKCDKEIKVSYAVYNRLSLLLKSLLAITRVTPAYRLSRKQGHEYVILYRIYFGEVQLNGLGEGFQTVRVGTVGTPVGTITLSCAYRINLAFMSTRHFERTPPIMGIIIDHFVDRPYPSSSPMHPCNYRTTSEDTGVTYPSVEDSQEVCTTSFSTSPPSQCVFTVTKAHFQTPPPVVTDTLRVPMAGLAFSHQPAALGVGSADLAYPVVFAAGLNATHPHQLMVPGKEGGVPLAPNQPAHGTQADQERVATCTPSDGAHCAATPSSSEDTETVSNSSEGRASPHDVLETIFVRKVGAFVNKPINQVTLTSLDIPFAMFAPKNLELEDADPMVNPPDSPETTSPLQGSLLSDGSSGGSSGNTQDDFVMIDFKPAFSKDDILPMDLGTFYREFQNPPQLSSLSIDIGAQSMAEDLDSLPEKLAVHEKNVREFDAFVETLQ; this is encoded by the exons ATGGAAACTGATCTCAATTCCCAAGACAGAAAGGACCTGGAcaaattcattaaattttttgCCCTCAAG actGTCCAAGTGATTGTCCAGGCTCGACTGGGCGAGAAGATTTGTACTCGTTCATCTTCATCCCCAACGGGTTCAGATTGG TTCAATTTAGCAATCAAAGACATCCCAGAGGTTACACATGAAGCGAAGAAGGCGCTGGCAGGGCAGCTGCCTGCCGTCGGGAGATCTATGTGTGTGGAGATCTCACTCAAGACTTCGGAG GGAGATTCCATGGAGCTAGAAATTTGGTGtctggaaatgaatgaaaa GTGtgataaagaaatcaaagtttcCTATGCAGTGTACAACAGACTGTCATTGCTGCTGAAGTCTCTCCTTGCTATAACCAGGGTGACACCAGCTTACAGACTCTCCAGAAAGCAAGGGCATGAATATGTCATACTGTACAG GATATATTTTGGGGAAGTTCAGCTGAATGGCTTAGGAGAAG GTTTCCAGACAGTTCGTGTCGGGACAGTGGGCACCCCTGTGGGCACCATAACTCTTTCTTGTGCTTACAGAATTAACTTGGCATTCATGTCCACCAG GCACTTTGAGAGGACCCCACCTATCATGGGGATTATCATTGATCACTTTGTGGACCGTCCCTATCCCAGCTCCTCGCCCATGCACCCCTGCAATTACAG AACCACCAGTGAGGACACTGGAGTAACATATCCTTCTGTGGAAGATTCTCAAGAAGTGTGTACCACCTCTTTTTCCACCTCCCCTCCATCCCAG TGTGTGTTTACTGTCACAAAGGCACATTTTCAGACCCCTCCTCCTGTGGTGACGGACACCCTGAGGGTCCCCATGGCAGGACTGGCCTTTTCCCATCAA CCTGCTGCCCTGGGCGTTGGATCAGCTGACCTGGCTTATCCAGTAGTGTTTGCTGCTGGCTTAAATGCCACACACCCTCACCAG CTAATGGTTCCGGGGAAGGAAGGTGGGGTACCCCTTGCTCCCAACCAGCCTGCCCACGGTACCCAAGCTGACCAGGAGAGGGTGGCAACCTGCACCCCTTCTGATGGCGCCCACTGTGCTGCCACGCCTTCCAGCAG CGAGGATACTGAAACTGTATCAAACAGCAGTGAGGGACGAGCCTCCCCCCATGACGTCTTGGAGACCATCTTTGTCCGGAAAGTGGGGGCTTTTGTCAACAAACCCATCAACCAG GTGACCCTGACCAGTTTGGACATACCTTTTGCCATGTTTGCTCCTAAGAATTTGGAGCTGGAGGATGCCGATCCCATG GTGAATCCTCCAGATTCCCCAGAGACTACATCTCCTCTCCAGGGCAGCCTGCTATCTGATGGCTCCAGTGGGGGCAGCAGTGGCAACACCCAGGACGACTTTGTTATGATCGACTTC aaaccagcTTTTTCTAAAGATGACATTCTTCCGATGGACTTGGGGACCTTCTATCGTGAATTTCAGAACCCGCCTCAGCTGAGCAGCCTCTCCATAGATATTGGGGCACAGTCCATGGCTGAGGACTTG
- the ATG13 gene encoding autophagy-related protein 13 isoform X3: METDLNSQDRKDLDKFIKFFALKTVQVIVQARLGEKICTRSSSSPTGSDWFNLAIKDIPEVTHEAKKALAGQLPAVGRSMCVEISLKTSEGDSMELEIWCLEMNEKCDKEIKVSYAVYNRLSLLLKSLLAITRVTPAYRLSRKQGHEYVILYRIYFGEVQLNGLGEGFQTVRVGTVGTPVGTITLSCAYRINLAFMSTRHFERTPPIMGIIIDHFVDRPYPSSSPMHPCNYRTTSEDTGVTYPSVEDSQEVCTTSFSTSPPSQCVFTVTKAHFQTPPPVVTDTLRVPMAGLAFSHQLSSSRLSYQPAALGVGSADLAYPVVFAAGLNATHPHQLMVPGKEGGVPLAPNQPAHGTQADQERVATCTPSDGAHCAATPSSSEDTETVSNSSEGRASPHDVLETIFVRKVGAFVNKPINQVTLTSLDIPFAMFAPKNLELEDADPMGSLLSDGSSGGSSGNTQDDFVMIDFKPAFSKDDILPMDLGTFYREFQNPPQLSSLSIDIGAQSMAEDLDSLPEKLAVHEKNVREFDAFVETLQ; this comes from the exons ATGGAAACTGATCTCAATTCCCAAGACAGAAAGGACCTGGAcaaattcattaaattttttgCCCTCAAG actGTCCAAGTGATTGTCCAGGCTCGACTGGGCGAGAAGATTTGTACTCGTTCATCTTCATCCCCAACGGGTTCAGATTGG TTCAATTTAGCAATCAAAGACATCCCAGAGGTTACACATGAAGCGAAGAAGGCGCTGGCAGGGCAGCTGCCTGCCGTCGGGAGATCTATGTGTGTGGAGATCTCACTCAAGACTTCGGAG GGAGATTCCATGGAGCTAGAAATTTGGTGtctggaaatgaatgaaaa GTGtgataaagaaatcaaagtttcCTATGCAGTGTACAACAGACTGTCATTGCTGCTGAAGTCTCTCCTTGCTATAACCAGGGTGACACCAGCTTACAGACTCTCCAGAAAGCAAGGGCATGAATATGTCATACTGTACAG GATATATTTTGGGGAAGTTCAGCTGAATGGCTTAGGAGAAG GTTTCCAGACAGTTCGTGTCGGGACAGTGGGCACCCCTGTGGGCACCATAACTCTTTCTTGTGCTTACAGAATTAACTTGGCATTCATGTCCACCAG GCACTTTGAGAGGACCCCACCTATCATGGGGATTATCATTGATCACTTTGTGGACCGTCCCTATCCCAGCTCCTCGCCCATGCACCCCTGCAATTACAG AACCACCAGTGAGGACACTGGAGTAACATATCCTTCTGTGGAAGATTCTCAAGAAGTGTGTACCACCTCTTTTTCCACCTCCCCTCCATCCCAG TGTGTGTTTACTGTCACAAAGGCACATTTTCAGACCCCTCCTCCTGTGGTGACGGACACCCTGAGGGTCCCCATGGCAGGACTGGCCTTTTCCCATCAA CTCTCAAGCTCTCGCCTTTCCTATCAGCCTGCTGCCCTGGGCGTTGGATCAGCTGACCTGGCTTATCCAGTAGTGTTTGCTGCTGGCTTAAATGCCACACACCCTCACCAG CTAATGGTTCCGGGGAAGGAAGGTGGGGTACCCCTTGCTCCCAACCAGCCTGCCCACGGTACCCAAGCTGACCAGGAGAGGGTGGCAACCTGCACCCCTTCTGATGGCGCCCACTGTGCTGCCACGCCTTCCAGCAG CGAGGATACTGAAACTGTATCAAACAGCAGTGAGGGACGAGCCTCCCCCCATGACGTCTTGGAGACCATCTTTGTCCGGAAAGTGGGGGCTTTTGTCAACAAACCCATCAACCAG GTGACCCTGACCAGTTTGGACATACCTTTTGCCATGTTTGCTCCTAAGAATTTGGAGCTGGAGGATGCCGATCCCATG GGCAGCCTGCTATCTGATGGCTCCAGTGGGGGCAGCAGTGGCAACACCCAGGACGACTTTGTTATGATCGACTTC aaaccagcTTTTTCTAAAGATGACATTCTTCCGATGGACTTGGGGACCTTCTATCGTGAATTTCAGAACCCGCCTCAGCTGAGCAGCCTCTCCATAGATATTGGGGCACAGTCCATGGCTGAGGACTTG
- the ATG13 gene encoding autophagy-related protein 13 isoform X5: protein METDLNSQDRKDLDKFIKFFALKTVQVIVQARLGEKICTRSSSSPTGSDWFNLAIKDIPEVTHEAKKALAGQLPAVGRSMCVEISLKTSEGDSMELEIWCLEMNEKCDKEIKVSYAVYNRLSLLLKSLLAITRVTPAYRLSRKQGHEYVILYRIYFGEVQLNGLGEGFQTVRVGTVGTPVGTITLSCAYRINLAFMSTRHFERTPPIMGIIIDHFVDRPYPSSSPMHPCNYRTTSEDTGVTYPSVEDSQEVCTTSFSTSPPSQLMVPGKEGGVPLAPNQPAHGTQADQERVATCTPSDGAHCAATPSSSEDTETVSNSSEGRASPHDVLETIFVRKVGAFVNKPINQVTLTSLDIPFAMFAPKNLELEDADPMGSLLSDGSSGGSSGNTQDDFVMIDFKPAFSKDDILPMDLGTFYREFQNPPQLSSLSIDIGAQSMAEDLDSLPEKLAVHEKNVREFDAFVETLQ, encoded by the exons ATGGAAACTGATCTCAATTCCCAAGACAGAAAGGACCTGGAcaaattcattaaattttttgCCCTCAAG actGTCCAAGTGATTGTCCAGGCTCGACTGGGCGAGAAGATTTGTACTCGTTCATCTTCATCCCCAACGGGTTCAGATTGG TTCAATTTAGCAATCAAAGACATCCCAGAGGTTACACATGAAGCGAAGAAGGCGCTGGCAGGGCAGCTGCCTGCCGTCGGGAGATCTATGTGTGTGGAGATCTCACTCAAGACTTCGGAG GGAGATTCCATGGAGCTAGAAATTTGGTGtctggaaatgaatgaaaa GTGtgataaagaaatcaaagtttcCTATGCAGTGTACAACAGACTGTCATTGCTGCTGAAGTCTCTCCTTGCTATAACCAGGGTGACACCAGCTTACAGACTCTCCAGAAAGCAAGGGCATGAATATGTCATACTGTACAG GATATATTTTGGGGAAGTTCAGCTGAATGGCTTAGGAGAAG GTTTCCAGACAGTTCGTGTCGGGACAGTGGGCACCCCTGTGGGCACCATAACTCTTTCTTGTGCTTACAGAATTAACTTGGCATTCATGTCCACCAG GCACTTTGAGAGGACCCCACCTATCATGGGGATTATCATTGATCACTTTGTGGACCGTCCCTATCCCAGCTCCTCGCCCATGCACCCCTGCAATTACAG AACCACCAGTGAGGACACTGGAGTAACATATCCTTCTGTGGAAGATTCTCAAGAAGTGTGTACCACCTCTTTTTCCACCTCCCCTCCATCCCAG CTAATGGTTCCGGGGAAGGAAGGTGGGGTACCCCTTGCTCCCAACCAGCCTGCCCACGGTACCCAAGCTGACCAGGAGAGGGTGGCAACCTGCACCCCTTCTGATGGCGCCCACTGTGCTGCCACGCCTTCCAGCAG CGAGGATACTGAAACTGTATCAAACAGCAGTGAGGGACGAGCCTCCCCCCATGACGTCTTGGAGACCATCTTTGTCCGGAAAGTGGGGGCTTTTGTCAACAAACCCATCAACCAG GTGACCCTGACCAGTTTGGACATACCTTTTGCCATGTTTGCTCCTAAGAATTTGGAGCTGGAGGATGCCGATCCCATG GGCAGCCTGCTATCTGATGGCTCCAGTGGGGGCAGCAGTGGCAACACCCAGGACGACTTTGTTATGATCGACTTC aaaccagcTTTTTCTAAAGATGACATTCTTCCGATGGACTTGGGGACCTTCTATCGTGAATTTCAGAACCCGCCTCAGCTGAGCAGCCTCTCCATAGATATTGGGGCACAGTCCATGGCTGAGGACTTG
- the ATG13 gene encoding autophagy-related protein 13 isoform X1: METDLNSQDRKDLDKFIKFFALKTVQVIVQARLGEKICTRSSSSPTGSDWFNLAIKDIPEVTHEAKKALAGQLPAVGRSMCVEISLKTSEGDSMELEIWCLEMNEKCDKEIKVSYAVYNRLSLLLKSLLAITRVTPAYRLSRKQGHEYVILYRIYFGEVQLNGLGEGFQTVRVGTVGTPVGTITLSCAYRINLAFMSTRHFERTPPIMGIIIDHFVDRPYPSSSPMHPCNYRTTSEDTGVTYPSVEDSQEVCTTSFSTSPPSQCVFTVTKAHFQTPPPVVTDTLRVPMAGLAFSHQLSSSRLSYQPAALGVGSADLAYPVVFAAGLNATHPHQLMVPGKEGGVPLAPNQPAHGTQADQERVATCTPSDGAHCAATPSSSEDTETVSNSSEGRASPHDVLETIFVRKVGAFVNKPINQVTLTSLDIPFAMFAPKNLELEDADPMVNPPDSPETTSPLQGSLLSDGSSGGSSGNTQDDFVMIDFKPAFSKDDILPMDLGTFYREFQNPPQLSSLSIDIGAQSMAEDLDSLPEKLAVHEKNVREFDAFVETLQ; this comes from the exons ATGGAAACTGATCTCAATTCCCAAGACAGAAAGGACCTGGAcaaattcattaaattttttgCCCTCAAG actGTCCAAGTGATTGTCCAGGCTCGACTGGGCGAGAAGATTTGTACTCGTTCATCTTCATCCCCAACGGGTTCAGATTGG TTCAATTTAGCAATCAAAGACATCCCAGAGGTTACACATGAAGCGAAGAAGGCGCTGGCAGGGCAGCTGCCTGCCGTCGGGAGATCTATGTGTGTGGAGATCTCACTCAAGACTTCGGAG GGAGATTCCATGGAGCTAGAAATTTGGTGtctggaaatgaatgaaaa GTGtgataaagaaatcaaagtttcCTATGCAGTGTACAACAGACTGTCATTGCTGCTGAAGTCTCTCCTTGCTATAACCAGGGTGACACCAGCTTACAGACTCTCCAGAAAGCAAGGGCATGAATATGTCATACTGTACAG GATATATTTTGGGGAAGTTCAGCTGAATGGCTTAGGAGAAG GTTTCCAGACAGTTCGTGTCGGGACAGTGGGCACCCCTGTGGGCACCATAACTCTTTCTTGTGCTTACAGAATTAACTTGGCATTCATGTCCACCAG GCACTTTGAGAGGACCCCACCTATCATGGGGATTATCATTGATCACTTTGTGGACCGTCCCTATCCCAGCTCCTCGCCCATGCACCCCTGCAATTACAG AACCACCAGTGAGGACACTGGAGTAACATATCCTTCTGTGGAAGATTCTCAAGAAGTGTGTACCACCTCTTTTTCCACCTCCCCTCCATCCCAG TGTGTGTTTACTGTCACAAAGGCACATTTTCAGACCCCTCCTCCTGTGGTGACGGACACCCTGAGGGTCCCCATGGCAGGACTGGCCTTTTCCCATCAA CTCTCAAGCTCTCGCCTTTCCTATCAGCCTGCTGCCCTGGGCGTTGGATCAGCTGACCTGGCTTATCCAGTAGTGTTTGCTGCTGGCTTAAATGCCACACACCCTCACCAG CTAATGGTTCCGGGGAAGGAAGGTGGGGTACCCCTTGCTCCCAACCAGCCTGCCCACGGTACCCAAGCTGACCAGGAGAGGGTGGCAACCTGCACCCCTTCTGATGGCGCCCACTGTGCTGCCACGCCTTCCAGCAG CGAGGATACTGAAACTGTATCAAACAGCAGTGAGGGACGAGCCTCCCCCCATGACGTCTTGGAGACCATCTTTGTCCGGAAAGTGGGGGCTTTTGTCAACAAACCCATCAACCAG GTGACCCTGACCAGTTTGGACATACCTTTTGCCATGTTTGCTCCTAAGAATTTGGAGCTGGAGGATGCCGATCCCATG GTGAATCCTCCAGATTCCCCAGAGACTACATCTCCTCTCCAGGGCAGCCTGCTATCTGATGGCTCCAGTGGGGGCAGCAGTGGCAACACCCAGGACGACTTTGTTATGATCGACTTC aaaccagcTTTTTCTAAAGATGACATTCTTCCGATGGACTTGGGGACCTTCTATCGTGAATTTCAGAACCCGCCTCAGCTGAGCAGCCTCTCCATAGATATTGGGGCACAGTCCATGGCTGAGGACTTG
- the ATG13 gene encoding autophagy-related protein 13 isoform X4: METDLNSQDRKDLDKFIKFFALKTVQVIVQARLGEKICTRSSSSPTGSDWFNLAIKDIPEVTHEAKKALAGQLPAVGRSMCVEISLKTSEGDSMELEIWCLEMNEKCDKEIKVSYAVYNRLSLLLKSLLAITRVTPAYRLSRKQGHEYVILYRIYFGEVQLNGLGEGFQTVRVGTVGTPVGTITLSCAYRINLAFMSTRHFERTPPIMGIIIDHFVDRPYPSSSPMHPCNYRTTSEDTGVTYPSVEDSQEVCTTSFSTSPPSQLMVPGKEGGVPLAPNQPAHGTQADQERVATCTPSDGAHCAATPSSSEDTETVSNSSEGRASPHDVLETIFVRKVGAFVNKPINQVTLTSLDIPFAMFAPKNLELEDADPMVNPPDSPETTSPLQGSLLSDGSSGGSSGNTQDDFVMIDFKPAFSKDDILPMDLGTFYREFQNPPQLSSLSIDIGAQSMAEDLDSLPEKLAVHEKNVREFDAFVETLQ, translated from the exons ATGGAAACTGATCTCAATTCCCAAGACAGAAAGGACCTGGAcaaattcattaaattttttgCCCTCAAG actGTCCAAGTGATTGTCCAGGCTCGACTGGGCGAGAAGATTTGTACTCGTTCATCTTCATCCCCAACGGGTTCAGATTGG TTCAATTTAGCAATCAAAGACATCCCAGAGGTTACACATGAAGCGAAGAAGGCGCTGGCAGGGCAGCTGCCTGCCGTCGGGAGATCTATGTGTGTGGAGATCTCACTCAAGACTTCGGAG GGAGATTCCATGGAGCTAGAAATTTGGTGtctggaaatgaatgaaaa GTGtgataaagaaatcaaagtttcCTATGCAGTGTACAACAGACTGTCATTGCTGCTGAAGTCTCTCCTTGCTATAACCAGGGTGACACCAGCTTACAGACTCTCCAGAAAGCAAGGGCATGAATATGTCATACTGTACAG GATATATTTTGGGGAAGTTCAGCTGAATGGCTTAGGAGAAG GTTTCCAGACAGTTCGTGTCGGGACAGTGGGCACCCCTGTGGGCACCATAACTCTTTCTTGTGCTTACAGAATTAACTTGGCATTCATGTCCACCAG GCACTTTGAGAGGACCCCACCTATCATGGGGATTATCATTGATCACTTTGTGGACCGTCCCTATCCCAGCTCCTCGCCCATGCACCCCTGCAATTACAG AACCACCAGTGAGGACACTGGAGTAACATATCCTTCTGTGGAAGATTCTCAAGAAGTGTGTACCACCTCTTTTTCCACCTCCCCTCCATCCCAG CTAATGGTTCCGGGGAAGGAAGGTGGGGTACCCCTTGCTCCCAACCAGCCTGCCCACGGTACCCAAGCTGACCAGGAGAGGGTGGCAACCTGCACCCCTTCTGATGGCGCCCACTGTGCTGCCACGCCTTCCAGCAG CGAGGATACTGAAACTGTATCAAACAGCAGTGAGGGACGAGCCTCCCCCCATGACGTCTTGGAGACCATCTTTGTCCGGAAAGTGGGGGCTTTTGTCAACAAACCCATCAACCAG GTGACCCTGACCAGTTTGGACATACCTTTTGCCATGTTTGCTCCTAAGAATTTGGAGCTGGAGGATGCCGATCCCATG GTGAATCCTCCAGATTCCCCAGAGACTACATCTCCTCTCCAGGGCAGCCTGCTATCTGATGGCTCCAGTGGGGGCAGCAGTGGCAACACCCAGGACGACTTTGTTATGATCGACTTC aaaccagcTTTTTCTAAAGATGACATTCTTCCGATGGACTTGGGGACCTTCTATCGTGAATTTCAGAACCCGCCTCAGCTGAGCAGCCTCTCCATAGATATTGGGGCACAGTCCATGGCTGAGGACTTG